ACGACACCGTAAAAATTGCCAGAGGATGCGGAGTTGATCACATCGTCAGCTTCACCAGGAACCAGGGCCTGGCCAAAGGCTTCATGGCCGGCATAAAGCGGGCCCTGGCAGAAGGAGCCGATGTTATCATCAACACCGACGCTGATAATCAATATAACGCCGCTGACATACCAGCCCTTGTCGCCCCTATAATTGGAGGCAAGGCCGACTATGTCATAGGTGAGCGCCCCATCAGCGCCATCGAACACTTTTCTCCAGTCAAAAAAGTTCTCCAGAAAATTGGGAGCTGGGTCGTTCGCGTCGCCAGCAAAACCGACATACCCGATGCCCCCAGTGGCTTTCGCGCCATGAGCCGAGAGTGCGCTATGCGTTTAAACGTTTTTAACGAGTACACCTACACCCTTGAGACCATTATTCAGGCTGGCCAGAAAGGCATGGCCATAACATCCGTACCCGTTGGCGTCAACGAAGATCTGCGCCCCTCACGCCTCGTCAAAAGCATCCCCAGCTACATAAAAAAATCCATCATTACCATTATTCGCATCTTCGTCGTCTATAAGCCATTTCGCTTTTTTATGACCATTGGCGCAATCCTTTTTGCCCTTGGTTTCTCCATTGGCTTGCGTTTTCTCTATTACTATTTCACCGGAAATGGTGAAGGCTATGTGCAGTCACTTATTCTTGCAGGCCTTTTGATGGGCATGGGATTTCAGACCGGGCTCATCGCCTTCATCGCCGACCTGCTCAGCGTAAACCGTAAACTGCTTGAGGAAGTTCGCCTCATGCAGAACAATACCGCCTCGAAACTATGAAAACGCACCACAAAAAACTCCTCCACACCGCAGGAACCCTTATCGCTCTTATTGCCATAGTCTTTGTCGCACAGCGCCTCTGGCAGAACATTCATGCACTGGATCCAGGCAGGATAACCTCCGCCACCTGGCTCGCCATACCCTTACTCTGCTTGGTCTACAGCGCCGCAAACCCCATAAGGGCCCGTATCTGGTACCATCTGCTCCACGCCCAGCAGACCCCCGTTCACTGGGCATGGGCCCTTTACGCCTATGGAGCCAGTGACATCGCCAAATACCTCCCTGGAAATATCTTTCAATTCGCCGGACGCCAGACACTTGGCATGGCAGCTGGAATACAAGCCACCGTGCTCCTGAAATCGGCATTTTGGGAAATAACCCTCATGGTCGGCAGCGGCAGCCTGTTCCTCATTCTTATCCCCCCACTGCTGAGTCACCACATGACCATATCAGTTCCCGGCATCCCCATCCTCCTTATCCTGTACATAACTCTTGTTATGATACTCCTGGGAGTCCTGAGGCGATTTTTTGGCCCCGACGCCAACAAAGCAGCCGCCCTCCAGGTGCTCTTCCTTGGCATAAGCGGCCTTACCTTTGCGATACTCATGACCGTAATCACCAGAACCCCTGTGGATCTGAGTTTGCTTACCAGTTGGACCGCAGCCTATATTATAGCATGGCTCATCGGTCTCATAACCCCCGGTGCGCCAGCTGGCCTGGGCATTCGCGAAGCCATCTTGCTGCTCCTGCTGACACACACAGCCCATGAAGCCCACCTGCTTCTTGCCATAGCCATCAGCCGCGTCATAACAACCATCGCAGACATAGCCCTCTTTTTTTTAGCCACCACCCATAGCAAACAGCAAACCTCACCCTTTTCAGGAAGCTGACCATGACAACAGCAGCTCAGCCAACAACCAGCAACACCCGGCTTCTATTTCTGCTTACCATTCCTATCGTGCTTGTGATTCAGGGCGCAGTGCCCTTTCTTGCAATACCCACTCTCGGGCAAGCAGTCTGGACAGTCGGGTTTGGGCAGTCGTTCCTGAACCAGTCACTCATGGCTATCCACGCCACAAATATGGGAGCCCCTGAACCAGCAGCAATTGCCTTTGGACTGGCAGGAGCCTACACTACCACCCTTTTACTGGCCCTCGGCCTCGAAGCCCCCAATGCATATGCCACCATGGCCGCCCTTTGGTTTACTATCGCCTATTACGGTGCATGGCGACTGAGCCGTTACCTTGGCCTCAGTCCAAACCTCGCCATTCTCAGTGCCCTCACCTGGATGAGCCTGCCCATTATCTGGAACCACGCCAGCTACTCCATGCTCTCCATGGGCATAGCCCTCCTGCCAACCTACATATGGAGCACCCTGAACCTTGCCTGGCACAGCCGCCAGTCCTCTCCCCGCAGAAAACCCGCCATAGCACTTTACCTTGCCCTCTGCCTCATAAGTATCTTTATGGACGGCTATACATTCATGATGTTTGCAACCGCAACAGCAGCCATATACCTTGCTACCTACTGGCAGAACCCCAGCCAGCGGCGCCAAATACTCTTCCAGTTGGCTCCCGTAATATTCCTTGGCTTGAGCCTTGCCTACACCCTATTTGCCCTGTATATTGGTCAAAGCACCTACGAACGCGCTCCAATAAGCTTCTTTCGGGGCTGGGGACTCGACCTCAGCTTCATCGCCGTACCCACCCAGGGAGTTCACTGGTTTTGGGACGCGCTGGGTCTTAGCATCCCTCGCAGCGCTGAAACCTACTTTGGCGACGCCTCTGTATGGGTAACCACCTTTGCCCTGCCCCTTGTTCTCACCAGCGCCATAGCCCTGTACCCGACCCTGAAGCACACCCGCAAAATTGTCACCATCCTGGTGTTGCTTGCCGCGATTGGCTATTACATGAGCCTGGGCCCATCGCTGAAAATCAACTCCACCAAACCGCACCCTACGCCCGATGGAGGAATGCAAGCATCCCATGCCATCGCTCCCACCGCAAATGCCGTGATATCCCGTTATCTTCCCGGATTTAACAACATGCGTGCCTCTTACCGCTGGAGCGCCCTCGGCATGCTTGGAAGCTGGGCAATTGTTAACCTTGCCCTCGCCCGCACACCCATGCCCCGCGCAAAGCGCATCACTCTTGCCACTCTGACATTCACGCTGCTTATCACCAGCAACCTTCCCCATCTGCAGCGCAAGTGGCAAAGCAATCATAAAAATTACCAGGCATTTCAACAAATCCAGCAAACCATACTCGTCGATCTCAAGCTCGACACTCGCCCCGGAGAGTACGTAGCCTTTTTACCCTACCGCAACGACTTTCTGGTGAATTACCTTGCGTCAGCAGCCCGGATACGGGCCTATAACATCGGTGGCGATAAAAACCTCGCCCAGGCCCGTGCCAACTGGCCCATGACACTCCGGCAATATCCCATGGCAGTCATCGATGAACACTTTGTATCGCGAACCATCACGTTACTCACCGAAACTACAGCAGACACCGTAGTCCTGCCTCACATAGACATGCTCTGGGCTGCCCACTACTGGCCCTATCCCACAGAACACAGAGACGCCATAGAACAGATCCTGCCCCAGTTTGCCTCATACCCTGGCATTCACATACAGACCAGGGAATACTACACCGCCCTGCGCCTGCAAACCCCATAATCATTTGAAGGACCGCACATGCCCGTAAGACGCCCTGCCTTTTCCCTGATTGTCATCATCCTGCTCATCGCAGGGTGTGGCAGTAAAAGCAGCACAGATCCCATATCACAGAAGCCGGGAACCACCCCGCCCGACACCCCCGCCCAGCACATTCCGCTGCAGGCAACCATCCAGGGCATAGCCCAGAATCACACCCTGCAAATACAATATAACCAGCACCCCCCCATCCACATTGACCACACAGCCAACAACACCCCCTATTTCCTCGGCACCCAGGCCCCCGACACCAGCTATCACATCCAGATAATACAACATCCATGGCAGCAACTTTGCAGCATACAGAACCCAAGCGGCACCATAACCACCCATAGCCAGCCCGTAATTACCATCACCTGCGCCACCACCAAACTCAACGACACCGGAATACACAGCTGCGCAACAGCCAGCCAGGCGGATACCACCTGCCCCCAGGCAGCAGCACCCCGCCAGGACGCCGATACCGGACGAGACTTCGCCGCTCGCCAGGGAACAATCCTGAAAATCGGCAACGGCAACGCAGGCTTTGACTTCACGAAAATAAGCGCCGATGGAACCCCCCTCCCCCCCAGCAGCCCCACATGGTCCTGCGTACTCGACAATCACACCGGCCTCATGTGGGAAAGCAAGAGCCCAGGCCCTGGCCTTCATAACGCGCAGCACACCTACACCTGGTATAACCCCAGTGGATATGACGACGGAGGCAACCCCGGAGCAGTGCAAACCAGCCCCCCAAAACCCGAAAACTGCACAAACCACCTCCCGGCCTGTAACACACACGAATACATAATCGCAGTCAACATCAGCACCCTGTGTGGCTCCCGTGACTGGCGCCTGCCCACACGCGAAGAGCTCCGCTCCATAATTGACTACAGCCAGCATAAAGTCGCCATCGACACAGACTACTTCCCTGCAACCATGGCAGGCTGGTACTGGAGCGCCAGCCCCAATGCCGACTACCACTACTTCGCCTGGGGCATCAACTTTGGCAACGCCAACGACTTCACCAACTTCAAGCACATCGCTCACCACGTGCGACTCGTGCGCAGCCACAAGGAGAAGCCATGAAAGGCAAAATGCCCATAATAGCGACACTCGCACTAGTAATTATCAGCATCAGTAGTGCCAGCAGTCGTGCCGCCCACATCTGTCGTGAGACCATTACCCCCACCACACCCGACAGCCAGTTTGTGGAGCACCACGATGCAACCGTCACCGACACCAGAACCGGCCTCATGTGGAAACGATGCAGTGAAGGCCAGCAATGGGACGGAACAACCTGCACAGGCCAGGCCATCACCTTTACCTGGCAACAGGCACTGGAGTATGCACAGGCCCATACCCACAGCCAGTACAGTGACTGGCGCGTTCCAAACGTAAAAGAACTCGCGTCACTCATGGAAAACGCCTGTACCCAGCCAACCATCAACACCCGAATCTTTCCCGCCACACCCAGTGAACGTTACTGGACATCCAGTCCCGCACCCCGCCGACCGGGCGCATCCTGGAATATACGCTTCCTCAGCGGACACAGCTATACCTACGACAACTGGCAACTCAGCCATATACGACTCGTTCGCCCTGGCGCGCAGCAGCAATGATGCGATTTGACACGAAAAACACATTTTTTTAACGGCGGAACTTGGCGTCGTCGCCGAGTCACCCTGTCTCAACGAAGAAGGAGGTTTTTGCGAAAAAAAAAACATGCACCACAGGGAAAACAACCTGAATCCATAGAAAAAACATATAAAAGAGCTTGACAAGGGGTCATTGAATCATTAAAAACTAATCGATGTGTAGAGGATGCCGTTTGGATCTCCTGTAGATTGCAACGGGAATCATCGTGACGTAACTCGATTACAAAAAAAGGAGGGTTTCATCATGGCGAACTGTGGCCCGTTTGTTTGCAGGAGGTGGCCAAGGGGACACTGATTGATCGGCAGAGAAAGACAGTTATAGGTAAAATCCAAATTTGAGAGGTTAATGTATGAGCGTTACAACCGCAGAAATTATTGAGCTTTATGTAGCAAGCTTCGGACGCGCACCCCGTAAATCCGAGCTGGAAGCCCTGGAAACTGCATCCGCAGGGAAGACCAAATCTGAAGTGGCAGCAGACATGATTGAGAGCTCCGGCTCCTTCGCCTCTGCTGACAACACTGCATTCCTGAACGAAGCATACCAGGCGTTCTTTGGCCGAGTTGCTGACGCTGAAGGTCTTGCTTTCTGGGGTGCCGCCCTTGAAGCTGGACTGAGCCGTGCTGATCTGATTGCCGAACTGGTAGCTGGTGCTGACAACTATCCCGCAGAAGGTGCCAATGCAGCCGAAGCCGCCAAGGATAAGGCAATAGCAGCCAACAAAAAGGCCGTAGCCACGTACTTTGCCGAGTCTGGCATTGAAGATGAGGCCCAAGCCTCTGAAGTGCTCGACGGAGTTACCGAAGATCCTGCCACTGTAGACAGTGCCAAGGACGTAATTGACGAGGCCACGCAGGTTCCAGGTGAGACATTTACACTGGTGTCCGGCGCGGAAGTGGTTGAAGGCACTGCTGGTAACGATACGATCATCGCAGTTACCGATAACCTCGCTTCCAAACGCACCCTTGATCAGGGCGACCAGATTGACGGTGGTGAGGGTAACGACGTCCTGAAAGTTGCTTTGGGTGCCAACTTTAACGGCTTTACCGGTGACGGGTACCTCAAAAACGTGGAGACCATTGAGCTGACCAATGAGAGCAATTTCGCGCGCACCTTTAATGCTAATGGTATAGAGGGCGTTACAGAGTACGTGGTGAATGCCACTACGAAAGACGTTAAGGTAACTAACATTAAAGAGCTTCTTGATGTTATTACGGTCAACGGGCAAAAAGAGGGGACCCTCGACTTCACATACGCTGCCGCAGCAGTGAGCGGTTCTGACGACGCGCTTACCCTCGCGCTGAATAGCGTAGGTAGTGCCAAAACAACTACTGCCGCTCAGATTAATCTTGCTGTAAGTATTGCTGGTATCGAAGACCTTTCTTTGGATGTTGCAGGGAATAACTTCGTGAATCTGACCAGCGTTACTGAAGCGAAGACTATTTCCGTACTTGGTTCAGGGAATGTTGATATTACTGCTGTCGCAGCTGGTGTTACGGCTTTTGATGCCTCAGCGGCAACAGGGACGGTGACAGCAAATCTCGCAGGCGCTGGCACTTTCACAACCATTATGGGTGGGGCCGGTAAAGACACTATTACTGTAGATGGAACCGAACTCGACATTATCGCAACCCTTGATGGTGGAGAAGGCTATGACGTTCTGACGATCAATAATGCCACCAGTGGTGCTGCTGATAATACCCTTGCCCTCAATATGCAGAACTTCGAAGAGCTGCGCATTAATGGCGCCGCTACTCAAGAGCTGACGTTCGCAGCCGCCTCGGTTTCCGGACTTGAGAAAGTAGTGCTCGGAACTATGGGTGTCGGTGGCTCGGTTGTGCTGGCGCAAATGCAGGCAGAAAATATGACTCTGCAGCTGCAGACCGCTACCGCTGGCTCTGCCACAGTGGGCAAGGCTACTTACGACGGCTATGGCGAGCTTACCATTACTACAGGTGATGCTGCGAACGATAAGACGGCCCCACGCGAAACTGAAATAGAGGTTATAAGCAACAATGCCTCTATTGTGAATGTGAACGTAGCCGCACGCACTGCGCTTAACAGTGATATACTGCTGACAGCTGCAGATCAGCTGACCTTGAACGTGGCAACAGGCAAAGCAAGTGAAGCTATCGGCGTGACCCATGTAAAAGGTGATGAACTTACTTCTTTTGGTGGCTCGATTAACGCCCAGGTTGCAACTTCCGTAATTATTGACGCTAAAGGCCTGCTGGATGGTGCAACCATTGAGGCTAACCAGGCTGAGTCTGTTGTTGCCGATGTCGCAGCAGGTGATTTGACGCTTATCACTGGTAAAGTGGAGTCCATTGAAATGAAGGCGACGGGTGCCTTCCAGATTAATGATGACTCTGACCTTTCTGCTCTGAATTCTTTGGTTCTGACTACAGGCAAGGTATTCACTTTTGAAGATGCGAATGTAAATGGCTTGGCTGAACTGGCCTATGTTCAGGTAGACGGAAATGGAAGCATGACTTTTGGTAATAATGCAATAGGGGCTGATCAGGAAGGTGTTACGGTCGCGGCAACCGAATTGCTTGGTGGAATTACGGTTATTGTCGATGATGCAGCCTCAGTTGCGGGTTCTACAGCAGCGGTGTACGGAAGTACTATTGGTAAAAATACCATAGAAATCGGCGCCCGTGCAGAAGTAGAACTCACAGGTGGTGTAAGCGCCGATGTGTTTACCGTTGACCTTAATGTGAACGTTGATCAAAACATCACTATTACTGGTGGCGCTGGTAATGACAAGTTCGTCATTGGTAGTACTTACCAGAATAAGAACATTGTAACCATTACAGACTTTAACAGTGGAGATGCATTCCACATTGACGGGACAGATAAAATAGCAGCAAGTACTGTTGCTGACACTTATGATTTGAATGACGCTGTTGCCTTCCTCTTGGATGCGGGGATGTCTGGAGCGACTACGAATAACGTAAGTGTACAGGAGTTTGACGCTGCTGCTGAAGACGTGACAGCCATTTACTATGGTGGTGACACGTACTTCGTGATCGGTAACAGTGATGGCAACTTCGACGCAGGCGAGGTTCTTCTGAAGTTGCAAGGTGTAACTACGGTAACAGCTGCGCAGGTTACTGCACTGTTCGATCTTACGGTTTAAGTGTAAATCAAATACAAGCCGGATAAATGTAGATTTATTGTGTGCTTGTAGTTGATTGGCGCGAATTTGGAAAAGCCCCGGCGGCTAGCCGGGGCTTTTCATGTATAATCCGAAAGTAATCGGGAGTTGAAGTTGTTTGATCTTGTTCCATTAAATGCAAAAAAATATAAGACTTTATCCTGGTCCAAGTTCCAGGATTATAGATTTGCTTCAAAATTTAATATTATACCAGTTGTGATAGCAGAGTTGGCTGATGTTATTGCAACTTTGCCTTTGGCTTTTGTAAGATATGCTACTGGTGAGCTTGAGCTGGTAGCCATAGCAGCACTGAAGAACAATGAAAACTGGTTTATTACACCGGCTGGAAAATGGGTGGGTGGCTATGTGCCTGCGGCACTGAGAAGCTATCCCTTTGGGCTTATTCGTGTTGCTGACGCGGGTCAGAAAATCTTGGGCATTGATGAGTCTTCAGGGTTAATACATGCCAATCAAGAACATATAGCTTTTTTTGATGATTCAGGTGAACATGCAGCTGAAGTGAAAAATATAGTACATTTCCTGCAAAAGATAACTGAAAATAAAATTGCGACTGATGCTGCTGTGCAGTCGCTTGATAAGGCGAACATTATTGAGCCATGGCCACTGGGGATTCAAGAAGGTGATGATATTACTCCCGTTGAAGGGCTGTATAGAATTAATGAAGGTTTCCTGAACAATATAGACGAGCTGCAGTTCTATGAGTTGCGCAAAAAAAATGCACTTGCGCTTGCTTACGCCCAGCTTTTTGCACAAAAACGCATGGAGCTATTACAGCGCGCGCGAAGCATGTATATAAATCAACGTGCTCATGAACACCTGTTGGCCCAGGATAGTCTCGATTTTGAAATTGGTGATGATACACTGAAGTTTTAGCAGCTTGCTAAATACCTAAATCAGGCAGGCAACTGAAAAACCAAGATATACAAGGCACCCGCAAAATGAGAAATGAGGCGTACTCTTCGTGCATTGCACGACAAGTGGCAGCGGGCAATGTCGCTTATGGAGGTTTTTCAGCAGCCGGTTATGGAGTTGCCGCATGACTACCTGGACCGATGGATATGTCGCAGAAATTGGATATTTGTATGGATATTATGGTGAACTGAATCCTCGGCGATGTCAGCTTGCCTTTTTGCACAGTGGGCTGCAGCCTCCGCAGATATACAACGCATGTGAACTGGGCTTTGGGCAGGGGGTCAGTATTAACCTGCACGGCGCAGCCAGTGGTATTCCGTGGTTTGGAACGGACTTTAATCCTGCTCAGGTATCCTTTGCGCAGGATCTTGCCGCCCAAAGTGGGGCCGCTGTGCACCTTGCCGATGATACTTTTGCTGACTATGTAAGGCGTGATGGGCTGCCCTTGTTTGATTATATCGGTTTGCATGGAATCTGGAGCTGGATTAATGAGAGCAATCGCCAGGTTATTGTTGATTTCATCCGCTGCAAGCTCAAACCGGGTGGCATTGTTTATATAAGTTATAACTCGCAGCCGGGCTGGGCAGCCATGATTCCATGGCGTGAGCTCCTTACGACCCATGCAAACCGCATGGGTGCTCCAGGTCTTCCCATTGCAGCGCGTATTGATCAGGCCATGGGTTTTGCCAGGGATCTCATGGCTGCGAACCCTCTGTATGCTCAGGCGAACCCTATTGTTGCAAAGCGTTTTGAAGACATGGGGAAGCAGGATCGTCATTACCTTGCCCACGAATATTTTAACCGTGACTGGCTCCCCATGAGTGTCATGCAACTCTCAGCGCAGCTCAAAGAAGCCAGGCTTGATTATGCCTGTTCTGCCCACTATCTCGATCATATTGATGCCCTTAACCTCACTTCTGAACAGCAGCAGCTGCTTTCGAAAATCCATGATCCTATAATGAAGGAAATGGTGCGTGACTTCTGTATGAATCAGCAATTTCGTCGTGACTACTGGAGCAAAGGCTTGCGTCGTCTTGCACCATTGGAACAGGCTGCTGCACTGCGCGAGCACGTGGTGATTCTTACTCAGCATCCCCAGGATATCAGCCTGAAAATTAAGGGTGCTCTGGGTGAGGCAGTGATGAATGAAAGTGTTTATGGCCCTATACTGGAATATCTTGGTGACTGGAAGCCTCGGAGTATTCAGCAGATTGAACAGGCCCTTGCCAGCAGAAATATCACGCTGATCCAGATAGTTCAGGCCGTATTGGTTCTGAGCGGAAGCGGAAGCCTGGCAGCATGCCAGGATGAAAAAACGATTGAGACAGCTCAAGTATATACAGACAGGCTCAACCAGCACATTTGTGATATGGCTCGCAGTCGCAGTGAAATTTCGTTTCTTGCCAGTCCGGTTATCGGTGGCGGTGTCCCTGTGAATCGTATTCATCAGTTGTTTTTACTTGCGGTAAGGCTGGGGCATACCGAACCTCAGCAATGGGCGCAGTATGCCTGGCAGATACTTGGCTCCCAGGGGCAGAAGCTTGTCAAGGAGGGGAAAACACTGGAAAGTACCGAGGATAATCTTGCCGAGCTCTCCAGAAATGCTCAGGAGTTCGCTGAAAAGCGCCTCCCGGTGCTCAAAGCTTTGGCTGTAGGCTAAGCTGTCAGTTCGATGGTGTACTCGGTAAAAAACTTTATCCCTCTGCAGCAGCTCTGGCAAGATGACCTGCTTCGGCAGACACTGCTGCGTCAGGCCCAGGGTGATCCGTACCTGTTTATTCTGTTGGCCAGTCGCAGTGCCCGGCTGAGTATGGAGAGCCATCTTGCTCAACTCCATCCAGGCAGCAGTGCTGATGATGCAGTGGCAAGGCTCATGGGTAAAGGATTCAGCCCTTCGCAAATCACCACAAGCTTTGCCCAAAGCTGGCTTTTGCAGGATACAGTCATCTATCTGCCCACGACATCACTGTGGCGCAGTGCCTGGTCTGGTGCCCTGTTGGCCTTTGTGCCTATAGTCTTTGGCTGGTACTGGATACTTACCCATATGCAGCTGACCCCCAGCAGTCTGGGTGCTTTTTTTACCACCACCGGAGCCCTTGCCATACCCACCTTGCTGCTGGCCTCTGGTATTGGCAGACTCTGGCGGCGAGCGTTCGCCGGTACACCAGCTCAGCTGCACCCTCAGTTTGCCCGCTGCGCTGTCAAGTGTGCCCGGAATTATCAGCCAGATCAGGAGTATATGCCTGACGTCTTCACTGGCTTCGCCCAGGCGCCTGAGTCGATCACCGAGACGGTGGCGTTGCACGATGCGGCTACGAAAGAGCAGATTATGGAAAACCACATCATAAATCTGAAAAATCAGCTGGCAATATGCTACACTGCCAGGCGAGTGTACGCGGCAAAATTGCTGGCTGAGCTTACTGGTGTCTATCACACTAAGGAGTAGTATACATGGCAGAAAAACAGACCATTACCATTGACGGCAAAAATTACAATCTCGATGAACTCAGTGAAGGGGCACGTGACCAGATCACCAACCTGCGGGTTACCGATCAGCAGATGGCTCAGCTGCAGCAGCAGCTTGCTATTGCCCAGACTGCTCGCGCAGCTTACGCGCAGGCCCTGCAAAAAGAGCTGGATAAGTAAGCTTTCTTATCCAGGGCAGCCACAGGCCGCTCAGAGAAGCACCTGTGGCTGTGTGTAGGATACATAACAGTGCTCGGCCATGTCAAAAATCAACTGGATGATATGTCCAATGTGCTCTGCGGTTTCATCCTGTGTGGCTACTTTCAATGAGAGGATGCCGATTGCACCACCTTGGAGCGAAATCATCCTGATTGACCTTGCCAGTATCCAGCAATTCATATTCAAAATGCGGTGTATAGGGTGCAAAGAGCTCTGGTGTTGGGGTGAAGTAAATCAGCTATTCGCTTGTCTTTCCAGCCGTCCTTGCCATTGTGAAGCAGCAGGGAAATAATAGGTGGCAAACGCAGGCTGCGCTTCTCACTGACATGTCGTTCCCAGCGCCTGAGCATGTAGCGCAGTATTTGATAACGAGACGCACTGTTCTGAGTGCTTTTGTGTTCCTGCAGAAAATACAGGTGTGCTGTTCCTGGATGGCAAGGGATTCAAATTTATTGGTGGATGCGCTGCGCTTATCCACCCTACAGTCTGCACACTACCAGCTATCCTATTTATCGTGGACATCCCTGTTGGGTTTTGGTTTTCTCGTATTCCTCTGAATCCGGTTCGCTCGGATCAAAGATCTACCACTTCAAAAGCCGTCTTGGCATCAAAAATGTTGACTGCGTAGCGGGAGAGTTCTTCCTCAGTTGCCTGGGCAATGCGCTCATGCACCGCTGGTGGTACAGAACCAAAGCGGCGCTCAATCTGGGTATACAGGATTTGAGCCTGGCCCTTGAGCATCCCCTCTTGTATCCCCTCTTGTCTGCCCTTGAGTATCCCTCTTGCTTCCCACTTCTCAATGACTGCGCTCATAACAGCCTCCTTGTGCTCAGGTATTTCATCCAGTGAGCGTTGTATTGGCATGTGGGTACTATTCAAGCATCCCCCGCAACCAAGGTTGACTGTGAAGATGTATTCTGGGTA
This portion of the Desulfurispirillum indicum S5 genome encodes:
- a CDS encoding glycosyltransferase family 2 protein; translation: MKLIIQIPCYNEAGTLAIALAALPRHVEGFEIVEWLIIDDGSTDDTVKIARGCGVDHIVSFTRNQGLAKGFMAGIKRALAEGADVIINTDADNQYNAADIPALVAPIIGGKADYVIGERPISAIEHFSPVKKVLQKIGSWVVRVASKTDIPDAPSGFRAMSRECAMRLNVFNEYTYTLETIIQAGQKGMAITSVPVGVNEDLRPSRLVKSIPSYIKKSIITIIRIFVVYKPFRFFMTIGAILFALGFSIGLRFLYYYFTGNGEGYVQSLILAGLLMGMGFQTGLIAFIADLLSVNRKLLEEVRLMQNNTASKL
- a CDS encoding DUF1566 domain-containing protein, with the protein product MPVRRPAFSLIVIILLIAGCGSKSSTDPISQKPGTTPPDTPAQHIPLQATIQGIAQNHTLQIQYNQHPPIHIDHTANNTPYFLGTQAPDTSYHIQIIQHPWQQLCSIQNPSGTITTHSQPVITITCATTKLNDTGIHSCATASQADTTCPQAAAPRQDADTGRDFAARQGTILKIGNGNAGFDFTKISADGTPLPPSSPTWSCVLDNHTGLMWESKSPGPGLHNAQHTYTWYNPSGYDDGGNPGAVQTSPPKPENCTNHLPACNTHEYIIAVNISTLCGSRDWRLPTREELRSIIDYSQHKVAIDTDYFPATMAGWYWSASPNADYHYFAWGINFGNANDFTNFKHIAHHVRLVRSHKEKP
- a CDS encoding DUF1566 domain-containing protein; this translates as MKGKMPIIATLALVIISISSASSRAAHICRETITPTTPDSQFVEHHDATVTDTRTGLMWKRCSEGQQWDGTTCTGQAITFTWQQALEYAQAHTHSQYSDWRVPNVKELASLMENACTQPTINTRIFPATPSERYWTSSPAPRRPGASWNIRFLSGHSYTYDNWQLSHIRLVRPGAQQQ
- a CDS encoding DUF4214 domain-containing protein, which encodes MSVTTAEIIELYVASFGRAPRKSELEALETASAGKTKSEVAADMIESSGSFASADNTAFLNEAYQAFFGRVADAEGLAFWGAALEAGLSRADLIAELVAGADNYPAEGANAAEAAKDKAIAANKKAVATYFAESGIEDEAQASEVLDGVTEDPATVDSAKDVIDEATQVPGETFTLVSGAEVVEGTAGNDTIIAVTDNLASKRTLDQGDQIDGGEGNDVLKVALGANFNGFTGDGYLKNVETIELTNESNFARTFNANGIEGVTEYVVNATTKDVKVTNIKELLDVITVNGQKEGTLDFTYAAAAVSGSDDALTLALNSVGSAKTTTAAQINLAVSIAGIEDLSLDVAGNNFVNLTSVTEAKTISVLGSGNVDITAVAAGVTAFDASAATGTVTANLAGAGTFTTIMGGAGKDTITVDGTELDIIATLDGGEGYDVLTINNATSGAADNTLALNMQNFEELRINGAATQELTFAAASVSGLEKVVLGTMGVGGSVVLAQMQAENMTLQLQTATAGSATVGKATYDGYGELTITTGDAANDKTAPRETEIEVISNNASIVNVNVAARTALNSDILLTAADQLTLNVATGKASEAIGVTHVKGDELTSFGGSINAQVATSVIIDAKGLLDGATIEANQAESVVADVAAGDLTLITGKVESIEMKATGAFQINDDSDLSALNSLVLTTGKVFTFEDANVNGLAELAYVQVDGNGSMTFGNNAIGADQEGVTVAATELLGGITVIVDDAASVAGSTAAVYGSTIGKNTIEIGARAEVELTGGVSADVFTVDLNVNVDQNITITGGAGNDKFVIGSTYQNKNIVTITDFNSGDAFHIDGTDKIAASTVADTYDLNDAVAFLLDAGMSGATTNNVSVQEFDAAAEDVTAIYYGGDTYFVIGNSDGNFDAGEVLLKLQGVTTVTAAQVTALFDLTV
- a CDS encoding SapC family protein; this translates as MFDLVPLNAKKYKTLSWSKFQDYRFASKFNIIPVVIAELADVIATLPLAFVRYATGELELVAIAALKNNENWFITPAGKWVGGYVPAALRSYPFGLIRVADAGQKILGIDESSGLIHANQEHIAFFDDSGEHAAEVKNIVHFLQKITENKIATDAAVQSLDKANIIEPWPLGIQEGDDITPVEGLYRINEGFLNNIDELQFYELRKKNALALAYAQLFAQKRMELLQRARSMYINQRAHEHLLAQDSLDFEIGDDTLKF
- a CDS encoding methyltransferase regulatory domain-containing protein — translated: MTTWTDGYVAEIGYLYGYYGELNPRRCQLAFLHSGLQPPQIYNACELGFGQGVSINLHGAASGIPWFGTDFNPAQVSFAQDLAAQSGAAVHLADDTFADYVRRDGLPLFDYIGLHGIWSWINESNRQVIVDFIRCKLKPGGIVYISYNSQPGWAAMIPWRELLTTHANRMGAPGLPIAARIDQAMGFARDLMAANPLYAQANPIVAKRFEDMGKQDRHYLAHEYFNRDWLPMSVMQLSAQLKEARLDYACSAHYLDHIDALNLTSEQQQLLSKIHDPIMKEMVRDFCMNQQFRRDYWSKGLRRLAPLEQAAALREHVVILTQHPQDISLKIKGALGEAVMNESVYGPILEYLGDWKPRSIQQIEQALASRNITLIQIVQAVLVLSGSGSLAACQDEKTIETAQVYTDRLNQHICDMARSRSEISFLASPVIGGGVPVNRIHQLFLLAVRLGHTEPQQWAQYAWQILGSQGQKLVKEGKTLESTEDNLAELSRNAQEFAEKRLPVLKALAVG
- a CDS encoding DUF6447 family protein, whose protein sequence is MAEKQTITIDGKNYNLDELSEGARDQITNLRVTDQQMAQLQQQLAIAQTARAAYAQALQKELDK
- a CDS encoding Rpn family recombination-promoting nuclease/putative transposase, giving the protein MPCHPGTAHLYFLQEHKSTQNSASRYQILRYMLRRWERHVSEKRSLRLPPIISLLLHNGKDGWKDKRIADLLHPNTRALCTLYTAF